Part of the Flavobacterium sp. MDT1-60 genome, CGAAAAAGCGTGGCAAAAAGCATTGGCACAAGAAAATATGCAATGGCCAAATTTATATGATGATGATAAAGTGAGTAAAGCATTTAATGTAAAAACAATTCCGGCTACCTATTTAGTAGATGGGAAAGGTATCATCATCAGTGATAATTTAAGAGGTGCAGCATTAGAAGAAAAATTAAAAGAATTACTAAAATCATAATCTGGTTTTATTTTTAAGATTTGCAATGATGATTGTATGTGGTGAAAAAATAAGCTCAGATTGGAAGATTAAAAAGATTAAAAAAAATCTGCTGAATCTGCTAAATCTGCGAGAGAAAAAAATAAACACATAGATTCTATATGTTGAAAAATGAATACAAAGTTTTACAAATAAAAAAATATCAAACAATGAAAAACACAGTATTAAAATTAGGTTTATTGACAGTAATGCTGATAAGCACGATAACCTCTTGCTCTAAAAAAGAAGAAGGTTATACTATTAACGGAAAATTTACAGACGTAAAAGACGGAACTGTTTATTTGGAATTTACAGATGGTGATAAAACAATCAAAGATTCGGCTAAAATTGCAGAAGGTAATTTTACTTTCAAAGGGAAAATAGCAGAACCTTTATTGTACACCATAAAACTAAAAGGCTCAGATTATGGAACAGCATTTTTATTAGACAATGAAACGATTACTTTCGAGGCTAAAAAAGATTCAATGTATCTGGCAAAAGTTTTGGGGGCAGTCCAGGATTCTATTTACAAATCTTTTTATAAAAATGAATTCAAAAAGATTTCAGGATTGGCGGGACCCGTTTATAAAACTTCCGATTCTTTAACACAAAATGGAAAAGTAAAACTTACTGCAGAACAAAAAGTGGTAATGGATAAACGCTGGGCAGATTTACAGGCTTTTGCTGATGGTTTAACAGATAAATTCATCAAAGGACACAAAGATAAACTGGCAGCAGCATTGGTTATTGATGAACGAATAGTGACTTATGGAACTCCGGAAAAAGTAAAAGAATATTATGCAATTCTGACTCCGGAAATTCAGAAATCATTTTATGGAAAAAAACTAAAAGCAGCAATTGATCTTAATGATAAAACTGCTGTTGGAGTTAGAGCTCCTGAATTTTCTCAAACAGATGTAAACGGAAAAATCGTAAAATTATCTGATTACAAAGGCAAATATGTTCTCGTTGATTTTTGGGCAAGCTGGTGCGGTCCGTGCCGAAAAGAAAATCCAAATGTGGTTTTGGCTTACAAAACCTATCATGATAAAGGATTTGATGTTTTAGGAGTTTCTCTTGATGATAAAAAGAAGCTGTGGGAAAAAGCAATCGAAAAAGACGGTTTAACCTGGACACACGTTTCTGATTTAAAAGGATGGAAAAATGAAGCAGCTGTTTTATACTGTGTAAAATTAGTTCCGACAAATTACTTAATTGGGCCTGACGGAAAAATCGTTGCGAAAAACCTTAGAGAAGCTGAACTTCAATCAAAATTGAAAGAAATTTTCAGTAAGTCATAATTAATTCTTCCTATAAAATATAAAACGATTGTTGTAGCAATGATCGTTTTATATCCCTATTCATAAATTTCATAATCACAAAAAATGAAAAAATACATCTTTCTGGGCTATTGCTCACTAGCTTTCTGCACCCTGATTTCAGCGCAGGACAAATCTGAAAACTTTAAAAAAATCAAAGAATTAGGTGGTATAGAGGAATATTTGTACCAGCCAAACGGAATGAATGTTTTGCTTTTGCAGGATAACGCTTCGCCGGTTGCCACCGTTCAAATCGTATATCGTGTAGGTTCTAAAAATGAAGTTTTAGGCAACACAGGCTCAACGCATCTATTGGAGCATTTAATGTTTAAGGGAACCCCAACTTTTAATAAAAAAAGCGGAACTACAATTACTGATGTACTTCAAAATACAGGAGCACAGCTAAATGCAACAACCTGGTACGACCGAACCAATTATTTTGAAACACTGCCAAGTGATAAGATTGGATTGGCACTACAAATTGAAGCCGACAGAATGCGCAATTCTTTATTACTGAAAGAAGATAAAGAGGCTGAAATGACAGTGGTTCGCAATGAATTTGAACGTGGCGAGAACGACCCAAACAGTTTATTGGATAAAGAAATCTGGGCATCGGCTTATATTGCACATCCGTATCATCATTCTACAATTGGATGGAAATCGGATATTGAAAAAGCGCCAATTGAGGTTCTGCGTAATTTCTACAATACCTATTATTGGCCTGATAATGCGACTTTAACCATTATTGGCGATTTTAAAAAAGAGAATGTCTTTGAATTAATCGAAAAGTATTTTCGAGGAATTACAAAAGCGCCAAACGCAATGCCTCAGCCTTATACCGAAGAGCCTCAGCAATATGGACCTCGAAAAATTATCATAAAAAAACCGGGAGAATTAAGCGTTGTGAATAAAGCTTATAAAATTCCGGGAGCTTTACACGAAGATTTGCCGGCATTAAATATTCTGGGCGAAATTATCGGATCCGGACCTTCGGCAATTTTAAATAAAACTTTTGTTGATACGCGTATGGGGATTTATAGCTATGCGAGTGCGACAAATTTTAAGGAAGTTGGTCTTTTTACTATTGGCGTTGGTTTTCCAACCACTTCAAAACATGAAGATATCGATGCTAAAATAAGTGAGGTTGTTGCTAAAATTCAAAAAGATGGCGTTACACAGGATGAGGTAAATCGTGTGGTAGCTAAAATCAGTTCGCAAACAATTTTAGCACGTGATGGTTCCGGTGTTATTGCATCAGAACTGAATGAAGCAATTGCAGCAGGTGACTGGACAGATTTTGTTACAGGAGTTGACCGATTGAAAAAAGTAACTCCGGCAGATGTTCTTCGCGTAGCACAAAAATACCTGTTAGAAGATCAAAGTACAACAGGATATTTTATTCCAAAACAAAGTGGTGCTCAAGGTCAGGATGCAGCGCAGGCAAATAATTTCATTCCTGAAAATGGTCCGTTTTATTACAGACATCCGGAAGGTGGAGATTTGCATGAAGAAGCTGCATCAGCTGTTTCATCGGAACAAAAAAGCAGTACTACAGAAATTGCTTTAGATGAAAATATAATCGAAAAAAACGCTTCTTCATACAAAAGAGAAAAAGTAGCCGGAATTGATGTGGTTTCAGTAAAAACTTCGGCTAAAGATTTCGTAACCGTTGCTGCCAGTATTTCGTTAGGAAATTTTGTCAATGAAAATAAAAATCCAATGATTTCGTCTTTAACGGCGTCAATGCTGTCAAAAGGAACCACGCTTAATGATAAGTTTAAATTCTCTGAAAAACTTCAAAAATTGGGTGTGAACTTAAATGTAAATGCTTCTGTAACTAAAATAAATATTGGTTTTAAATGCCTGAAAAAAGATTTAGATCAGGTCATTACATTATTGGCAGAAGAGTTAAGAAACCCATTATTTGATGCTAAAGAATTCGAAAACCTGAAACAGCAGTTTATCGGAAATAAACAGCAAAACTTAAATGATCCGGGCGAAAGAGGCAGTATTGCCTTGTCTCAGGCAATTTATCCAAAAGGAAATCCAAATTACAGTTTAAGTGTTGAAGAAGATTTAGCCAATATCAAAAATGCAACCCTTGATGAGATAAAGGCGTTTCATAAAAAATATTTCGGTCCTGCGTCAATGCATTTAGTAATTGTGGGAGATACAGATGGAGCGAATTTGAATACCTCTTTAAAAAAATCATTTAAGAATTGGAATGGTGGTGTTTCAGAAGCTTTAAAATTTGAAGAAGCAGCAAAAGTATCTTCCAAAACAGAAGTGATTACCATTGCTGAAAAACCAAGTGCCGAATTATACATTGGACAATACTCAGGTTTAAAAAGAGCTGATGCCGATTATATTCCGTTTTATATTGCAAATTACACTTTAGGAGCCGGTTTTGCAGGTCGTTTGATGCAGACAGTTCGCGATAATGATGGTTTAACATATAGTATTTCATCAGGAATGGGAGGAAATATCACTACCGGAGGATACTGGATGGTGAATGCATCTTTCAATCCGTCTTTATTCCAAAAAGGGCTGGATGCCACAATGGTTCAGGTAAATAAATGGGTAAATGATGGTATTACACAGACAGAATTAGAGAACAAGAAAACCAATTTAATTGGAAGTTTTAAAGTGGGTATGTCGACAACAAATGGTATGGCCAGAACTATTTTGAGTTTTGTTGAAAGAGGTTTAGAGCCAAATTATATTGAACAATATCCAAAAGATATCGAGAAAGTGACTTTGAAACAGGTTAATGATGCGATAAAAAAATACATTCAATTAGACAAAATGATTATCATTAAATCCGGTTCGCTTGATAAAGATGGTAATCCGTTACAATAAATTTAATAATAGTCTTTCATTATTTCATTTTTAGAATCTGAATTAGTAAGCAAGTTTCTATGAAAGACTTTTAAGGGCTGTCGGCAAGCAGCTCTTTTTAAAAAACATAAACTAAACAAATGAAAAATTTTTTAATTGCATGGTTATTACTTCTTTCGGGAAGTATGTTTGCCCAAATGTACAATCCGGTAAAATGGACTACTTCCGTTGAAAAAACATCAGATAAAGAATATATTTTAAAAGCCGAAGCTGCAATTCAGCCAGGCTGGCATTTGTACGGGCAATATATTGAAGAAGGAGGTCCATCGGCGACAGCTTTTACCTTCAAAAATCCAAAAAAGAACTTTGATTCAGTGGGAAAAACCGAAGAAGGAAAAGGACATGAAGTTGTGGATAAAATTTTCAATATGAAAATCAAATATTTTGAAAAGAAAGCGCTTTTTTCGCAGAAAATAAAATTCAATTCAGACGAAATTACCACTATTGCAGCAGAAGTTGAATTTATGGTTTGTGATGACAGTAATTGTTTGCCGCCATCATCTGAGGAATTATCTTTTAAAATTCCGAATGTTAAAAAATTGGCTGTAGCCGAAGAAAATGCAATTGTCGATAACAATACAATTTCAGAAGAAAGTCAAGTCGTTAGCAAAGAAGGAAAAGTTGAAAAAGTAGTTGTAAATTCTGCGAAAAAAAATGAATCAAGAGGTTTAATAAGCATTTTTATCATTGCATTTTTATCTGGTTTTGCCGCTTTGCTGACACCTTGCGTTTTCCCGATGATTCCAATGACGGTAAGTTATTTTACCAAACAAAGTAAAACTAAAGCCGCAGGAATCAGAAATGCTTTAATTTATGGATTTTCAATCATCATTATCTATGTTTTATTAGGTTCAATTGTAACCGCCGTTTTTGGTGCCGATTCGTTAAATGCACTTTCGACGAATGTTTGGTTCAACCTTATTTTCTTTATTTTATTAGTTGTTTTTGCGGTTTCTTTTTTAGGAGCTTTCGAAATTATGTTGCCAAATGCACTCGCCAACAAAGTTGATTCTCAAGCCGACCGTGGTGGATTAATTGGAATTTTCTTTATGGCTTTAGCTTTAGCCATTGTATCTTTTTCATGTACAGGCCCAATTGTGGGAACCTTATTGGTTGAAGCAGCTTCAAAAGGCGGGATCGCCCCAATTGTTGGAATGTTAGGATTTTCAACGGCAATTGCATTGCCTTTTTCTTTGTTCGCTGCTTTTCCGGGCTGGCTGAATGCCTTGCCAAAATCTGGCGGCTGGCTGAATACCGTAAAAGTGGTTCTTGGTTTTTTAGAATTGGCTTTGGCCTTCAAATTTTTATCCAATGCGGATTTGGTTCTGCAATTGCATTGGCTGGAAAGAGAAGTGTTTTTAACGATTTGGATTGCTGTTTTTGGTGTTTTGGCATTTTATTTATTCGGGAAAATTACGCTACCTCATGATTCTCCAATTAATCATATTTCAGTTGGGAGATTGACTTTTGGTCTTTTGATCTTGAGTTTTACCATTTATTTGATTCCCGGACTTTGGGGAGCACCTTTAAAATTAATCAGCGGTTTTCCTCCGCCAATGCAATACAGTGAATCACCGTATGGAGTTGGGGCTGCTAAAAATACAGAAAAAACACATACTGAAAGTTTGCCGGAAGGAGCAGAGCTTGGTCCCCAGGATATTATCACTTTTCATGATTACGAAAAAGGAATCGAATTTGCCAAAAAAGCAGGAAAGCCTGTCTTGCTTGACTTTACAGGATATGCTTGCGTAAACTGCCGAAAAATGGAAGAGCTGGTTTGGTCTGACCCAAAAGTTTTAGGCATTTTAAAAAATGATATAGTTCTGATTTCTCTTTATGTGGACGATAAAAAAGAACTTCCTGAAAGTGAGCAATATGTTTCTGAAACAACAGGTAAAAAAATTAAAACTGTTGGAAACAAATGGAGTGATTTACAAATCAAAACCTATAAGGCAAATGCACAGCCATTTTATGTAATTGTAGATCATAACAATGCTAATTTGACAGCACCTTCTGCTTACAATCCTGATATTGAAAATTATTACAATTGGCTGAACACAGGGATTAAAAATTTTAAGAAATAAGCTGTTTTAAAAGAAATAAAGTAATGGATGCTATTCTGAACAAAACTGAATTAACCCAATTAGAGCAATATTTTTCGAAGTTTAGGAAAAATATAATTGGAGTGAATCATACTTTCGAATCGGTTTACGGGAAACAAAAGATGTTGTACTCCGACTGGATTGCCAGTGGAAGATTGTATATTCCGATAGAAGATATTTTACGGAACAAAATTGGCCCTATGATTGCCAATACACATTCTTTTTCAAGTGAAACAGGCAAGGCTTCTACGTATGCCTATCAACATGCCAGATACTTAATCAAAAAACACGTTAACGCTAAGGAATCGGATATTTTGGTTACAACCGGAACCGGAATGACAGCGGCTTTAAACAAGCTGCAACGCATTATGGGATTGCGTTCTGTGGATAATATTTATAATGTTAATCTGAAATATGATGATGAAAGACCTGTAGTTTTTATCACACACATGGAACATCATTCGAATCAGGTTCCGTGGTATGAAACTATTGCAGATGTGGTAATTTTGCCGGCTGGAGAGAACAATTTGGTTGATTCCAAAATCCTTTCAGAAGAACTAAAAAAATACGCTCATCGAACTTTAAAAATCGGTTCTTTTACAGCTTGTTCAAACGTTACCGGAATTATTACGCCGTATTATGAATTGGCAAAAATCATGCATCAAAACGGGGGATTTTGTTTTGTTGATTTTGCGGCTTCAGCACCGTATATCAAAATCGATATGCATCCTAAAGATCCAGAGGAACAATTGGATGCTGTTTTCTTTTCTCCCCATAAATTTTTAGGAGGTCCGGGTACTTGCGGGGTTTTAGTTTTTAATGAAAAGTTATATAAATCCAGTTTTCCAGATAATCCTGGTGGCGGAAATGTAAAATGTACCGATCCCTGGGGCGGCTATCATTATAGTGATGCTATTGAAATTAAAGAAGATGGCGGAACTCCGGGTTTTTTGCAAGTAATAAGAACAGCTTTGTGTCTGGAGTTAAAAGAACAAATGGGAATTGAAAACATGAAAAATAGAGAAAGAGAGCTTCTTGAACTTTGTTATTCTGAACTTCAAAAAATAGAAGGTCTATCAATTTTAGGAGATTTAAAAACGGAAAGAATTGGCTGTGTTTCTTTTACGATTGAAAATATCCATTATAATTTAATCGTCCGACTTTTGAATGATCGTTTTGGAATCCAGGTTCGTGGAGGCTGGTCCTGTGCCAGTACCTATGCCCATTATTTATTTGATATTGATCAGCTGGAATCTACAAAAATGACAAACGAATTGCTTCAGAAAAACCTAAGCAATAAACCGGGCTGGGTGCGAGTGTCTTTACATCCGACAATGACCAACGAAGAACTTTTGTTTATTTGCGATGCAATTAAACAAGTAGCTTTTTATTATGAAGAATGGCAGGAAGTGTATCAATACAATCCTAAGAATAATGAGTTTGAAAGTATTATAAATCAGGAAACAATTGCCGAAGATGTAAAGGAATGGTTTTGTATGGATCAAAACATTTAAATTCAAAAATGATTTAGAAGTATTGAATATTAATTTTATTATTATAATTGAAAATTTATTATGGGATTTGGAGACTTCTGCGTTCACGAAAAGCCACTCAATTTGAGTGACTTTTTTGTTTTGTATTGATTTTAATGTGTATAGCTGTTTAGCAGGTAAGGAACTTCTTTAAAAAGCTTATATTAAATAAGTGGCTCATGGATGCCTTCTACAAAAATTGGCTTATATTTTATTAGAATTGCTTTCCAGTCTTTTCAAAAATAAGTGTCATAGTATCCGGGTCTAAGGCGGTCATATCTACTAATTTTAATGATTTTACCATTTTTAAGGTTGTGGTTTTATAATGCTGAAAATGGGGTGTCTGCAAATGAGATTTATAGGATTTTTGATTAGCATATATCTCTATTATCCTAATCTGAGCAGGATTTTCTTTTTGAAACATAGGGTAAATTGCAATGACTCCTGCTTCAAGTTTTACTGATTCTGAAGATTCTTTTTCGAGTATAGTTTTGTATTCTTCTAAATATTCAGGAATAATTTCGATTTCAGAAATTCTTACGAGCATATCAGGTTCAATAATTGGTGTAACAGGCTGACCAATGGCATTTCTTAAAATATTGGCTTGTGTTTTTCCTGCTGTTTTTTCGATAATAGTGGTAAGTTCCAAAAGCTGGGCATCTGTTATCCCGGTATTTTTACCCATAAATAGATGTGCTTGGAGCTGTGGCTCAACTCCGGACATTGCAGCGAGTGCAGAGATAGTTACAAACTCTCTTTGGCGGAAATCCAACACATCACGATTAAAAATATCTGCAAACAAATGTTCTTTTAAAAAAGTATCTATTACAGGAGCAAAAGCAGCGGCACCTGTTTTTGGACCTGTTTCTTCTTTACCCGTTAATTTTTGCAGATTCTCTTTTCCTGATTTGTATTTTTCAGTTACAGAAGCTGTAGAAGCATCTTTACCTTCAGTATCTTTTATGCCTTGGGATTTTCTTTCTTCGAGAACAGCCATTAACGAGTTGATAGCATTTAAGCTTCGGGGAAATCCACAATAGGCATAAAGTTGCACCAAAGCTTCTTTTATTTCATTTATAGTAAGTCCGGCTTTAAGACCAGTATTTATGGCAGGTTTTAATTGTTCTAAATTTCCTGTTGCTGTAAGTGCGGCAATAGTTGCCATGCTTTGCTGATGTGTATTTAAGACTTGATCTTTTTATTGTTGTCTTGTGCATTCATTGTATTGAGAATTATGAAGAAAGTGAATAGGTATCTATAGTTTCTAAATTTCTTATTGATCATAATTGTGCTGATTTAAAAATTAATATTTTAAGAATTTCAGTTAAGGAGAGACTTATACTTAAGTATCGTATAAAACTGATTTTAGCTATTACAAATTTCAGGATTGTAAAGGACCTGATTTTATACAGATGTATTTACCATTTTTACTTATTTTGAATTCGAATCTTCTAAACTTCTGCAGGATTAACTTCCTGGAAAATTTTCTTCTTGTGGTTTAGACCCCAATCTTTCATAGCATAGATTATTGGGGTTAAGGTATCCGCATAGGGTTCCAGGCAATAGGAAATTTTGACAGGATAATCGTGTGTTATAACCCTTTTGATCAATTGGTGCTGTTCGAGTTCCTTAAGTTCCTTAGACAGCACTTTGGGAGTTAGTCCCGGAATACTCTCCTGGATTTCCGTAAATCGACTGTTGCCTACACCGACTGAAATAATAATCGATAATTTCCATTTTCCATTAATTACTTCCAGTGTGTCCCGCACTGGCTTAACGGTATTTAAGCACTCACAGTAAGGTTTCTTTTTCGGCATAATAAATTGTTTATTTCGCTTTCCTTTGGGAAATGACTATACAAAGGAAAGTAATTTTGTTTAATTTTGCAATACGATTTAATAGTAAAATAGTAAAATAGTGAGAATATGAAAATAGGAATAATAGGTACCGGTGCAATAGGTGGTACGATCGCAAAAAAAATGGCGGCAGCTGGTCATGAAGTGAAAGTGAATAATTCAGATCAAGGTGATAAATTAAAGGCTCGTGCTGAGGAGTTAAGTGTTGCAGCTGCAAGTATAAAGGATGTTGTAAAAAATGTAAATGTTATCATTTTATCATTGCCAACCATAGCAATCCCAACTTTACCTAAAGATTTGTTAGCAGACGTTCCGGAAAATGTAATTGTGGTAGACACATCAAATTATTATCCATTCCGTGATGCCGACATTGAAGAGATCAAAAATGGAAAAGTGGAAAGTGTTTGGGTATCTGAACAATTAGGGAGACCGGTGATAAAAGCCTTCAACAACTTATTGGCAGAAACACTGGCAAGTGGCGGAAAAGAGTCAGGTTCTGAAGACAGAATAGCAATGGCTGTCGCAGGTAATGACAAAGAGGCAAAAAAAATAATTATGGGATTAATTAATGATGCCGGTTACGATGCCGTTGACTCTGGCAAACTTTCTGAATCCTGGAGACATCAGCCGGGAACTCCTGCTTACTGCACAGAACTTACTGCAGAAGAATTAAAACAGGCACTTTCTGATGGAGTAAAAGAAGAAGCACCTTCCTTAAGAGATAAGGCTATTGCTGATCTTTCTTCCCTGCCTTCATATCCATCACATCCAGATGTAGTAGAATACAACAGAGGGTTATTTCAAAAAAATCCTAAGTCTAATAAATTATAAAGATCGAACTGCAAAATCCCTCTCAATAAATGTGATGGGATTTTGTTTTTTTATATTTCATTATGGAAACATCGGACCACAGCCATAGCCAAATTTCGTAAAAACGTTTCATTATTGCCTACTTATGTATCACAATCGCTATAATTAATTGGCAGAACTTTGTACTTATAAATATCAAAAATAATATAATGGCAAAAACAATTTTTATAACAGGTGCATCCCGTGGATTCGGGAGAATTTGGGCAGAGGCATTCTTAAAACGTGGCGATAATGTAGTTGCGGCTGTTC contains:
- a CDS encoding TlpA disulfide reductase family protein, encoding MKNTVLKLGLLTVMLISTITSCSKKEEGYTINGKFTDVKDGTVYLEFTDGDKTIKDSAKIAEGNFTFKGKIAEPLLYTIKLKGSDYGTAFLLDNETITFEAKKDSMYLAKVLGAVQDSIYKSFYKNEFKKISGLAGPVYKTSDSLTQNGKVKLTAEQKVVMDKRWADLQAFADGLTDKFIKGHKDKLAAALVIDERIVTYGTPEKVKEYYAILTPEIQKSFYGKKLKAAIDLNDKTAVGVRAPEFSQTDVNGKIVKLSDYKGKYVLVDFWASWCGPCRKENPNVVLAYKTYHDKGFDVLGVSLDDKKKLWEKAIEKDGLTWTHVSDLKGWKNEAAVLYCVKLVPTNYLIGPDGKIVAKNLREAELQSKLKEIFSKS
- a CDS encoding helix-turn-helix domain-containing protein, yielding MRDTLEVINGKWKLSIIISVGVGNSRFTEIQESIPGLTPKVLSKELKELEQHQLIKRVITHDYPVKISYCLEPYADTLTPIIYAMKDWGLNHKKKIFQEVNPAEV
- a CDS encoding pitrilysin family protein; translation: MKKYIFLGYCSLAFCTLISAQDKSENFKKIKELGGIEEYLYQPNGMNVLLLQDNASPVATVQIVYRVGSKNEVLGNTGSTHLLEHLMFKGTPTFNKKSGTTITDVLQNTGAQLNATTWYDRTNYFETLPSDKIGLALQIEADRMRNSLLLKEDKEAEMTVVRNEFERGENDPNSLLDKEIWASAYIAHPYHHSTIGWKSDIEKAPIEVLRNFYNTYYWPDNATLTIIGDFKKENVFELIEKYFRGITKAPNAMPQPYTEEPQQYGPRKIIIKKPGELSVVNKAYKIPGALHEDLPALNILGEIIGSGPSAILNKTFVDTRMGIYSYASATNFKEVGLFTIGVGFPTTSKHEDIDAKISEVVAKIQKDGVTQDEVNRVVAKISSQTILARDGSGVIASELNEAIAAGDWTDFVTGVDRLKKVTPADVLRVAQKYLLEDQSTTGYFIPKQSGAQGQDAAQANNFIPENGPFYYRHPEGGDLHEEAASAVSSEQKSSTTEIALDENIIEKNASSYKREKVAGIDVVSVKTSAKDFVTVAASISLGNFVNENKNPMISSLTASMLSKGTTLNDKFKFSEKLQKLGVNLNVNASVTKINIGFKCLKKDLDQVITLLAEELRNPLFDAKEFENLKQQFIGNKQQNLNDPGERGSIALSQAIYPKGNPNYSLSVEEDLANIKNATLDEIKAFHKKYFGPASMHLVIVGDTDGANLNTSLKKSFKNWNGGVSEALKFEEAAKVSSKTEVITIAEKPSAELYIGQYSGLKRADADYIPFYIANYTLGAGFAGRLMQTVRDNDGLTYSISSGMGGNITTGGYWMVNASFNPSLFQKGLDATMVQVNKWVNDGITQTELENKKTNLIGSFKVGMSTTNGMARTILSFVERGLEPNYIEQYPKDIEKVTLKQVNDAIKKYIQLDKMIIIKSGSLDKDGNPLQ
- a CDS encoding aminotransferase class V-fold PLP-dependent enzyme; the protein is MDAILNKTELTQLEQYFSKFRKNIIGVNHTFESVYGKQKMLYSDWIASGRLYIPIEDILRNKIGPMIANTHSFSSETGKASTYAYQHARYLIKKHVNAKESDILVTTGTGMTAALNKLQRIMGLRSVDNIYNVNLKYDDERPVVFITHMEHHSNQVPWYETIADVVILPAGENNLVDSKILSEELKKYAHRTLKIGSFTACSNVTGIITPYYELAKIMHQNGGFCFVDFAASAPYIKIDMHPKDPEEQLDAVFFSPHKFLGGPGTCGVLVFNEKLYKSSFPDNPGGGNVKCTDPWGGYHYSDAIEIKEDGGTPGFLQVIRTALCLELKEQMGIENMKNRERELLELCYSELQKIEGLSILGDLKTERIGCVSFTIENIHYNLIVRLLNDRFGIQVRGGWSCASTYAHYLFDIDQLESTKMTNELLQKNLSNKPGWVRVSLHPTMTNEELLFICDAIKQVAFYYEEWQEVYQYNPKNNEFESIINQETIAEDVKEWFCMDQNI
- a CDS encoding carboxymuconolactone decarboxylase family protein, with product MATIAALTATGNLEQLKPAINTGLKAGLTINEIKEALVQLYAYCGFPRSLNAINSLMAVLEERKSQGIKDTEGKDASTASVTEKYKSGKENLQKLTGKEETGPKTGAAAFAPVIDTFLKEHLFADIFNRDVLDFRQREFVTISALAAMSGVEPQLQAHLFMGKNTGITDAQLLELTTIIEKTAGKTQANILRNAIGQPVTPIIEPDMLVRISEIEIIPEYLEEYKTILEKESSESVKLEAGVIAIYPMFQKENPAQIRIIEIYANQKSYKSHLQTPHFQHYKTTTLKMVKSLKLVDMTALDPDTMTLIFEKTGKQF
- a CDS encoding cytochrome c biogenesis protein CcdA; the encoded protein is MKNFLIAWLLLLSGSMFAQMYNPVKWTTSVEKTSDKEYILKAEAAIQPGWHLYGQYIEEGGPSATAFTFKNPKKNFDSVGKTEEGKGHEVVDKIFNMKIKYFEKKALFSQKIKFNSDEITTIAAEVEFMVCDDSNCLPPSSEELSFKIPNVKKLAVAEENAIVDNNTISEESQVVSKEGKVEKVVVNSAKKNESRGLISIFIIAFLSGFAALLTPCVFPMIPMTVSYFTKQSKTKAAGIRNALIYGFSIIIIYVLLGSIVTAVFGADSLNALSTNVWFNLIFFILLVVFAVSFLGAFEIMLPNALANKVDSQADRGGLIGIFFMALALAIVSFSCTGPIVGTLLVEAASKGGIAPIVGMLGFSTAIALPFSLFAAFPGWLNALPKSGGWLNTVKVVLGFLELALAFKFLSNADLVLQLHWLEREVFLTIWIAVFGVLAFYLFGKITLPHDSPINHISVGRLTFGLLILSFTIYLIPGLWGAPLKLISGFPPPMQYSESPYGVGAAKNTEKTHTESLPEGAELGPQDIITFHDYEKGIEFAKKAGKPVLLDFTGYACVNCRKMEELVWSDPKVLGILKNDIVLISLYVDDKKELPESEQYVSETTGKKIKTVGNKWSDLQIKTYKANAQPFYVIVDHNNANLTAPSAYNPDIENYYNWLNTGIKNFKK
- a CDS encoding NADPH-dependent F420 reductase, translated to MKIGIIGTGAIGGTIAKKMAAAGHEVKVNNSDQGDKLKARAEELSVAAASIKDVVKNVNVIILSLPTIAIPTLPKDLLADVPENVIVVDTSNYYPFRDADIEEIKNGKVESVWVSEQLGRPVIKAFNNLLAETLASGGKESGSEDRIAMAVAGNDKEAKKIIMGLINDAGYDAVDSGKLSESWRHQPGTPAYCTELTAEELKQALSDGVKEEAPSLRDKAIADLSSLPSYPSHPDVVEYNRGLFQKNPKSNKL